In a genomic window of Streptomyces katrae:
- a CDS encoding IS630 family transposase, translated as MSDLVGDARHLSPTAQEALRLRAVAALVEGRDRAEVAAVFKVSLKAVDGWWAKWLAGGRDALTARPRGKRVGEHQVLSEAEQAALRQAVLDHRPCDLGLSGQLWTRGQVGVLIAKLYRVRLTEPGVGKYLKRWGLSFQRPDKRAVEQDPEGVRVWLEETWPAIRAKAKAEGGEVLFADQVGIRSDQVSGRTWGERGRTPIVRRTGNRISVNAMSAISTKGRMHFMVFTESFDANVMCRFLDRLAGHFDRKIHLVVDRHSAHRSRTVRDWLADHADQVELHFLPSYSPELNPDELVNADLKRSLPASSKARTQAQLASETRRFFHRRQRQPHIVRGYFHGPHVRYTLEENPLSF; from the coding sequence GTGAGTGATCTGGTGGGGGACGCGCGGCACCTGTCGCCGACGGCGCAGGAAGCGTTGCGGCTGCGGGCGGTGGCCGCGCTGGTGGAGGGCCGCGACCGTGCGGAGGTTGCGGCGGTGTTCAAGGTCTCGCTGAAGGCGGTGGACGGCTGGTGGGCGAAATGGCTGGCCGGCGGGCGTGATGCGCTGACCGCTCGCCCGCGGGGCAAGCGCGTGGGCGAGCATCAGGTGCTGTCCGAGGCCGAGCAGGCGGCCCTTCGCCAGGCGGTACTCGATCACCGCCCTTGTGACCTTGGGTTATCCGGGCAGCTGTGGACGCGTGGCCAGGTCGGCGTACTGATCGCGAAGTTGTACCGGGTGCGGCTGACCGAGCCGGGGGTGGGCAAGTACCTCAAGCGGTGGGGGCTGTCGTTCCAGCGGCCCGACAAGCGGGCGGTCGAGCAGGACCCGGAGGGGGTGCGGGTCTGGCTGGAGGAGACCTGGCCGGCGATCCGCGCGAAGGCGAAGGCGGAGGGCGGCGAGGTCCTCTTCGCCGACCAGGTCGGCATCCGCTCCGACCAGGTCAGCGGCCGCACCTGGGGCGAGCGGGGCCGCACCCCGATCGTCCGGCGGACCGGGAACCGGATCTCCGTGAACGCGATGTCGGCGATCAGCACGAAGGGCCGCATGCACTTCATGGTGTTCACCGAGAGCTTCGACGCGAACGTGATGTGCCGGTTCCTCGACCGCCTCGCCGGCCACTTCGACCGCAAGATCCACCTCGTGGTGGACCGGCATTCAGCCCACCGGTCCCGCACGGTCCGCGACTGGCTGGCCGATCACGCCGACCAGGTCGAGCTGCACTTCCTGCCGTCGTATTCGCCCGAACTCAACCCCGACGAGCTCGTCAACGCAGACCTCAAACGGAGCCTTCCCGCGAGCAGCAAAGCCCGTACCCAGGCCCAACTCGCCAGCGAGACACGACGGTTCTTCCACCGCCGTCAGCGCCAGCCGCACATCGTCCGCGGCTACTTCCACGGCCCGCACGTCCGCTACACCCTCGAAGAGAACCCTTTGAGTTTCTGA
- a CDS encoding class I SAM-dependent methyltransferase: MSSFQPVRPEIITFYDQSDEAGRLHTTATGMLELERTRELLRRHLPPAPARILDVGGGPGAHARWLTEDGHTVHLIDPVAKHIAQAAEIPGVTTELGDARTLTAADDSFDVVLLLGPLYHLHEQSDRLAALREARRVLRPGGLLAAAVISRYSPLLDYIATTGIAERAIQDGVRTTLDEGRYSGSRGFTHAYFQTSAELREELTEAGLAEHTVYGVEGPGWVAVKAITKYAGIDLIGTPMYEAALAAARVAEPYPALTDSSAHMLAFARG, encoded by the coding sequence ATGTCCAGTTTCCAGCCCGTTCGCCCGGAGATCATCACCTTCTACGACCAGTCCGACGAAGCAGGACGCCTGCACACCACGGCCACCGGCATGCTCGAACTGGAACGCACCCGGGAGCTGTTACGCCGGCATCTGCCACCCGCACCCGCGAGGATCCTCGACGTCGGCGGCGGGCCCGGCGCCCACGCCCGCTGGCTCACCGAGGACGGCCACACCGTGCACCTCATCGACCCCGTCGCCAAGCACATCGCCCAGGCCGCCGAAATCCCGGGCGTCACCACCGAACTTGGCGACGCCCGGACCCTGACCGCGGCCGACGACTCCTTCGACGTCGTCCTGCTCCTAGGCCCGCTCTACCACCTGCATGAACAGTCCGACCGGCTCGCCGCCCTGCGCGAGGCCCGCCGCGTCCTGCGGCCCGGAGGCCTCCTCGCCGCAGCCGTGATCAGCCGCTACAGCCCGCTGCTTGACTACATTGCCACGACTGGCATCGCCGAGCGCGCCATCCAGGACGGTGTGCGCACCACCCTCGACGAAGGCCGCTACTCCGGTTCCCGCGGGTTCACCCACGCCTATTTCCAGACCTCCGCCGAGCTCCGCGAAGAGCTGACGGAGGCAGGGCTCGCCGAGCACACCGTCTACGGGGTGGAGGGGCCGGGCTGGGTCGCGGTCAAGGCGATCACGAAGTACGCGGGCATCGACCTGATCGGCACCCCCATGTACGAGGCGGCGCTCGCTGCTGCACGTGTCGCCGAGCCATACCCGGCCCTGACGGATTCCTCGGCCCACATGCTGGCTTTCGCCCGTGGCTGA
- a CDS encoding RNaseH domain-containing protein: MAVVQPSVSRLSNTLRNARTAWFEPRNAQGPLLNLELGGYGEYTHLNHTTRLALDAWTRLHGESVFPRDEDNEFLTPAALDLSGPPGKLRALVPFATSYPVGRGLGMYGQRELARHVSTALDQSLVKCAQVAGRRPFGNRRTTIEGRDAILWDDENLPHIIAASGCRKLRILALYKSQDMRTRMQSLLAYHFNRPDLAASGIGEHKVVPLNEHVEVLFQSAPELLAHGEHHDQRPTLVRQLHGLDAPEHTRLLALCETEYDPKTWARQRRASKKTDSTVVNPDTLDAKHRVNGELARHRVLAQFLTLYKPGRRNPRKKERELNTDLELLGLELQGHHRGHMAVADLSRVAGLVHPRLTKALASGPNGLKEPLVHVGLHLRQQRGERHVGTDEPKLMWTLVALVPHGPYWRTLAYLPAEHAGPGTWRDYATANHQFRARPLPEGRRRDDLLPRHIDHALYDLGRHAGRSQGYILYVSGAEARSIWPLLANKNLGKRPDAAGLINGRPALPGFTLAPDQRPRAVIRVTSGSDNVARPALIERLRHDPEHDETCTEEGKLATGLFQMEDAEQTFILCNLPHQFTGGARYARAGESYTRWGSSDPKEQAETWYSHTATEITVLHHPADQALLTYGLTAARLCDHALHWEHRTQYPAPIHLGIQMDKNHPEYRRTVDNPDTGDEAET, from the coding sequence GTGGCCGTCGTGCAACCTTCCGTCTCCCGGCTGAGCAACACGCTGCGCAACGCACGGACAGCCTGGTTCGAGCCCCGCAATGCCCAAGGCCCCCTCCTCAACCTCGAGCTCGGCGGATACGGCGAGTACACCCACCTCAACCACACCACCCGTCTGGCGCTGGACGCGTGGACCCGCTTGCACGGAGAATCCGTCTTCCCGCGTGACGAGGACAATGAGTTCCTCACCCCCGCCGCCCTCGACCTGAGCGGCCCTCCCGGCAAGCTGCGCGCCCTCGTACCCTTCGCCACGAGCTACCCGGTCGGCAGGGGCCTGGGCATGTACGGCCAACGGGAACTCGCCCGCCACGTCAGTACCGCCCTCGACCAGTCATTGGTCAAGTGCGCACAGGTCGCGGGCCGACGCCCCTTCGGCAACCGGCGCACCACCATCGAAGGCCGCGACGCGATCCTGTGGGACGACGAGAACCTGCCGCACATCATTGCCGCATCCGGCTGCCGGAAACTGCGCATCCTCGCCCTCTACAAGAGCCAGGACATGCGCACCCGCATGCAGTCCCTGCTGGCCTACCACTTCAATCGCCCCGACCTTGCCGCCAGCGGCATCGGCGAGCACAAGGTCGTGCCCCTCAACGAACACGTCGAGGTCCTCTTCCAGTCAGCACCGGAACTCCTGGCTCACGGCGAGCACCACGATCAGCGCCCCACACTCGTCAGACAACTCCACGGCCTCGACGCCCCCGAGCACACCCGCCTTCTCGCCCTGTGCGAAACCGAGTACGACCCCAAAACTTGGGCCCGCCAACGACGCGCCTCGAAGAAGACCGACTCCACCGTCGTCAACCCCGACACCCTCGATGCAAAGCACCGAGTCAACGGCGAGCTCGCCCGACATCGAGTCCTGGCACAGTTTCTCACCCTGTACAAGCCCGGACGACGCAACCCCCGCAAAAAGGAGCGCGAACTCAACACCGACCTCGAACTCCTGGGCCTGGAACTTCAAGGCCACCACCGCGGCCACATGGCCGTAGCAGACCTGTCCCGCGTGGCAGGCCTCGTACACCCGCGACTGACCAAAGCACTCGCCTCCGGCCCCAACGGCCTCAAGGAGCCGCTCGTCCACGTCGGGCTCCACCTGCGCCAGCAGCGCGGTGAACGGCACGTAGGCACCGACGAACCGAAACTGATGTGGACCCTCGTCGCCCTCGTTCCCCACGGCCCTTACTGGCGAACCCTCGCATACCTTCCCGCCGAGCACGCCGGCCCTGGCACCTGGCGCGACTACGCCACCGCCAACCACCAGTTCCGGGCCAGGCCACTCCCGGAAGGCAGACGCCGCGATGACCTCCTGCCCCGGCACATCGACCACGCACTCTACGACCTGGGCAGGCACGCCGGCCGATCACAGGGATACATCCTGTATGTCTCCGGAGCCGAAGCCCGCAGCATCTGGCCTCTCCTCGCCAACAAGAACCTGGGAAAAAGGCCCGACGCCGCCGGCCTCATCAATGGGCGGCCGGCGCTGCCCGGTTTCACACTCGCACCCGACCAACGCCCCCGAGCAGTCATCCGGGTCACCTCAGGAAGCGACAACGTGGCGAGGCCAGCCCTCATCGAACGCCTCCGCCACGACCCGGAGCACGACGAAACCTGCACCGAGGAAGGCAAGCTCGCCACCGGCCTGTTCCAGATGGAAGACGCAGAACAGACATTCATCCTGTGCAACCTCCCCCACCAGTTCACAGGAGGCGCACGCTACGCCCGAGCAGGCGAGTCCTACACCCGGTGGGGCAGCAGCGACCCCAAGGAACAAGCCGAAACCTGGTACAGCCACACGGCAACGGAGATCACCGTGCTTCACCATCCAGCCGACCAGGCCCTGCTCACCTACGGCCTCACCGCTGCCCGTCTTTGTGACCACGCCCTTCACTGGGAACACCGCACCCAATACCCCGCACCGATCCATCTCGGCATCCAGATGGACAAGAACCACCCGGAGTACCGCCGGACAGTCGACAACCCCGACACCGGCGATGAGGCAGAGACCTAA